From the Ctenopharyngodon idella isolate HZGC_01 chromosome 3, HZGC01, whole genome shotgun sequence genome, one window contains:
- the LOC127508084 gene encoding low-density lipoprotein receptor 1-like produces MGIAFMFFLAVTLFCPVQTKTLTESPSQDLTGAAHPFNATENVTKVTQDEDAPVTSKNQTVQNKVVRTCELTEFSCGDKRETCLPMIWRCDGNEDCPNNADEEGCAVKTCGSNQFSCDDKRKTCLPMIWRCDGDEDCSNGADEKGCAVKTCGSNQFSCDDKRKTCLPMRWRCDGDEDCSNGADEEGCAAKICGFTEFSCDDKHKRCLPMRWRCDGDKDCLNGADEEGCVTQDEDAPVTNKNQTEK; encoded by the exons ATGGGGATTGCATTTATGTTCTTTCTGGCAGTTACTTTGTTCTGTCCTGTTCAAACAA AAACACTCACAGAGAGTCCATCACAAGATCTTACTGGAGCTGCTCATCCTTTTAATGCTACTGAGAATGTGACTAAAG TCACTCAAGATGAAGATGCCCCAGTCACAAGCAAGAACCAAACAGTGCAAAATAAAG TGGTCAGGACCTGCGAACTCACTGAGTTCAGCTGCGGTGATAAACGCGAAACATGTCTGCCTATGATATGGAGGTGTGATGGTAACGAGGACTGTCCGAATAATGCGGATGAGGAAGGCTGTG CAGTCAAGACCTGTGGATCCAATCAGTTCAGCTGTGATGATAAACGTAAAACGTGTCTGCCTATGATATGGAGGTGTGATGGTGACGAGGACTGTTCGAATGGTGCGGATGAGAAAGGCTGTG CAGTCAAGACCTGTGGATCCAATCAGTTCAGCTGTGATGATAAACGTAAAACGTGTCTGCCTATGAGATGGAGGTGTGATGGTGACGAGGACTGTTCAAATGGTGCAGATGAGGAAGGCTGTG CAGCCAAGATCTGTGGATTCACTGAGTTCAGCTGTGATGATAAACACAAAAGGTGTCTGCCTATGAGATGGAGGTGTGATGGTGACAAGGACTGTTTGAATGGTGCAGATGAGGAAGGCTGTG TCACTCAAGATGAAGATGCCCCAGTCACAAACAAGAATCAAACAGAAAAGTGA